In one window of Eggerthella guodeyinii DNA:
- the cydC gene encoding thiol reductant ABC exporter subunit CydC, with amino-acid sequence MFSKRLAEMVPAARKYVVASVALQWVALVANVALMLLIGLFVQALIEGGDVAASQASLVQAAVAAIVVRVGCLTLAQRMGQAAAAAAKRTVRKQVYDKLVRLGPSYSERVATSEAVQVSVEGTEQLESYFGSYMPQLFYSVVAPVTLFACLAPLCLPAAVALLACVPLIPASIVAVQKIAKRAMGTYWGAYTDLGATFLENLQGLTTLKIYRADAERHEAMNRDAETFRQATMRLLRMQLNSVTVMDVFAYGGAAVGIIMALWQFSLGQVPFFAAFAVVFLASEFFIPLRTLGSFFHTAMNGMAAADKMFAMLDTPEPERGSRVIEPDRASFACRGVGYSYDGERTVLEAVDFDAPAGSFTGIVGESGSGKSTLAGILSGRNAGFTGSVEVGGVPLAQASRAALASTVTVVPFSSYLFKGTVRSNLLLADPQASDDELWDALSRCRVDGFVRSAGGLDAAIAEEGGNLSGGQRQRLALARALLHDTPVYVFDEATSNVDAESEHAIIEVVHELARTKTVIMISHRLAAVADADRIYVLEDGRVAEAGPHDELLAQDGAYARLWNQQAALERFSSAARMGEPEDELADAFDDAPDRRPEAAPARGAAPASRSHLSVMLQLVKLVRPLLPWMLLAVALGVLGFAAAIFLTVFGTYALVDLAGFPQAVSYGAAVVLVAVCGVARGPLRYGEQLCNHYLAFKLLALVRDRVYAALRRLAPAKLEGRDKGDLVSLVTSDIELLEVFYAHTLSPAIIALVVSLGMGAFIAAVSPVLGALALASYVLVGVVVPVVASKASGSGGRALREGIGDMNAFVLDSLRGLRETLQFGRAADRSRELDERMGALARVEERLKGRGALAMSLTNGLVLALDVAMVLASGALCASGAIGPDAALVATAALMSSFGPVIAVANLGSTLQQTLASGARVLELIEERPQTEEVDDGVDLEAFSGAAVRRVDFSYGDRPVLDGVSLRIEPGSVVHLAGRSGSGKSTLCKLLMRFWDATRGVVEVSGTDVRRVNTASLRDTEGYMTQETHLFAGTIGENILIAKPDASPEELAEACRKAALSTLVERLPQGLDTPVGELGETLSGGERQRIGLARVFLHDAPFVLLDEPTSNLDSLNEAAVLSALAEGREGKTIVLVSHRASTAAIADTTYTVDRGRLS; translated from the coding sequence ATGTTCAGCAAACGGCTGGCGGAGATGGTGCCCGCGGCGCGCAAGTACGTGGTGGCCAGCGTGGCGCTGCAGTGGGTCGCGCTCGTGGCGAACGTCGCCCTCATGCTGCTCATCGGCCTGTTCGTGCAGGCGCTCATCGAGGGCGGGGACGTCGCGGCGTCGCAGGCGAGCCTCGTGCAGGCCGCCGTGGCGGCCATCGTCGTGCGCGTGGGGTGCCTCACGCTCGCGCAGCGCATGGGCCAGGCGGCCGCCGCCGCCGCGAAACGCACCGTGCGCAAGCAGGTGTACGACAAGCTCGTGCGCCTCGGGCCGTCGTACTCCGAGCGCGTGGCCACGAGCGAGGCCGTGCAGGTGAGCGTCGAGGGCACCGAACAGCTCGAGAGCTACTTCGGCTCGTACATGCCCCAGCTGTTCTACTCGGTCGTGGCGCCGGTCACGCTGTTCGCCTGCCTCGCGCCGCTGTGCCTGCCGGCCGCCGTCGCGCTTCTGGCCTGCGTGCCGCTCATCCCCGCGTCCATCGTGGCCGTGCAGAAGATCGCGAAGCGCGCGATGGGCACGTACTGGGGCGCCTACACCGACCTGGGCGCCACGTTCCTCGAGAACCTGCAGGGCCTCACCACGCTCAAGATATACCGCGCCGACGCGGAGCGCCACGAGGCGATGAACCGCGATGCCGAGACGTTCCGCCAGGCCACGATGCGCCTGCTGCGCATGCAGCTGAACTCCGTGACGGTGATGGACGTGTTCGCCTACGGCGGCGCGGCGGTGGGCATCATCATGGCGCTGTGGCAGTTCTCGCTCGGGCAGGTGCCGTTCTTCGCGGCGTTCGCCGTCGTGTTCCTGGCGTCCGAGTTCTTCATCCCGCTGCGCACGCTTGGCTCGTTCTTCCATACGGCCATGAACGGCATGGCCGCGGCCGACAAGATGTTCGCCATGCTCGACACGCCCGAACCCGAGCGCGGGTCGCGCGTCATCGAGCCCGATCGCGCGTCCTTCGCGTGCCGGGGCGTGGGCTATTCCTATGACGGCGAGCGCACCGTGCTGGAAGCCGTGGACTTCGACGCGCCCGCCGGGTCGTTCACGGGCATCGTGGGCGAGAGCGGCTCGGGCAAGTCGACGCTGGCCGGCATCCTGTCCGGGCGCAACGCCGGGTTCACGGGCTCGGTGGAGGTGGGCGGCGTGCCGCTCGCGCAGGCGTCGCGCGCCGCGCTGGCCAGCACCGTCACGGTCGTGCCGTTCTCGAGCTACCTGTTCAAGGGCACCGTGCGCTCGAACCTGCTGCTGGCCGACCCGCAGGCGAGCGACGACGAGCTGTGGGACGCGCTTTCGCGCTGCCGCGTGGACGGGTTCGTGCGCTCGGCCGGCGGCCTCGACGCCGCCATCGCCGAGGAGGGCGGGAACCTCTCGGGCGGCCAACGGCAGCGCCTCGCGCTGGCCCGCGCGCTTCTGCACGACACGCCGGTGTACGTGTTCGACGAGGCCACGTCGAACGTCGACGCGGAGAGCGAGCACGCCATCATCGAGGTCGTCCACGAGCTGGCGCGCACCAAGACCGTCATCATGATCTCGCACCGCCTGGCCGCCGTGGCCGACGCCGACCGCATCTACGTGCTGGAGGACGGCCGCGTCGCCGAGGCGGGCCCCCACGACGAGCTGCTGGCGCAGGACGGCGCCTACGCGCGGCTGTGGAACCAGCAGGCCGCGCTCGAGCGGTTCTCGAGCGCCGCCCGGATGGGCGAGCCCGAGGACGAGCTCGCCGACGCCTTCGACGATGCGCCCGACCGGCGCCCCGAAGCCGCGCCCGCGCGCGGCGCCGCGCCGGCGAGCAGGTCGCACCTGTCGGTCATGCTGCAGCTCGTCAAGCTGGTGCGCCCCCTGCTGCCCTGGATGCTGCTGGCCGTCGCGCTGGGCGTGCTCGGATTCGCGGCCGCCATCTTCCTCACCGTGTTCGGCACGTACGCGCTCGTCGACCTCGCCGGGTTCCCGCAGGCCGTGAGCTACGGCGCGGCCGTGGTGCTCGTGGCCGTCTGCGGCGTCGCGCGCGGGCCCCTGCGCTACGGCGAGCAGCTGTGCAACCACTACCTGGCCTTCAAGCTGCTGGCGCTCGTGCGCGACCGCGTGTACGCCGCGCTGCGCCGGCTCGCGCCCGCGAAGCTCGAGGGGCGCGACAAGGGCGATCTCGTCTCCCTCGTCACGAGCGACATCGAGCTTCTGGAGGTGTTCTACGCGCACACGCTGTCGCCGGCGATCATCGCGCTCGTGGTGTCGCTGGGCATGGGGGCGTTCATCGCCGCGGTGTCGCCCGTGCTGGGCGCGCTGGCGCTGGCGTCCTACGTGCTCGTGGGCGTCGTGGTGCCCGTCGTGGCCTCGAAGGCCAGCGGCTCGGGCGGCCGCGCGCTGCGCGAGGGCATCGGCGACATGAACGCGTTCGTGCTGGACAGCCTGCGCGGCCTGCGCGAGACGCTGCAGTTCGGCCGCGCCGCCGACCGCTCCCGCGAGCTCGACGAGCGCATGGGCGCGCTCGCGCGGGTGGAGGAGCGCCTCAAGGGCCGCGGCGCGCTGGCGATGTCGCTGACGAACGGGTTGGTGCTGGCGCTCGACGTGGCCATGGTGCTGGCGTCCGGAGCGCTGTGCGCGTCCGGCGCCATCGGGCCGGACGCCGCGCTCGTGGCGACGGCCGCCCTCATGTCGTCGTTCGGCCCGGTGATCGCCGTGGCGAACCTGGGCTCCACCCTGCAGCAGACGCTGGCTTCGGGCGCGCGCGTGCTTGAGCTCATCGAGGAGCGCCCGCAGACCGAGGAGGTCGACGACGGCGTGGACCTGGAGGCGTTCTCGGGCGCCGCGGTGCGCCGCGTGGACTTCTCCTACGGCGATCGCCCCGTGCTCGACGGCGTGAGCCTGCGCATCGAGCCGGGCAGCGTGGTGCACCTGGCCGGGCGCAGCGGGTCGGGCAAGTCCACGCTGTGCAAGCTGCTCATGCGGTTCTGGGACGCCACGCGCGGCGTGGTGGAGGTGTCGGGCACTGACGTGCGCCGCGTGAACACGGCCAGCCTGCGCGACACGGAGGGCTACATGACGCAGGAGACGCACCTGTTCGCGGGCACCATCGGCGAGAACATCCTCATCGCGAAGCCGGACGCCTCGCCCGAGGAGCTGGCCGAGGCGTGCCGCAAGGCGGCGCTGAGCACGCTGGTGGAGCGCCTGCCCCAGGGGCTCGACACGCCGGTGGGCGAGCTGGGTGAGACGCTGTCGGGCGGCGAGCGCCAGCGCATCGGCCTCGCGCGCGTGTTTTTGCACGACGCGCCGTTCGTGCTGCTGGACGAGCCCACCTCGAACCTCGACAGCCTGAACGAGGCCGCCGTGCTGAGCGCGCTGGCCGAGGGCCGCGAGGGAAAGACCATCGTGCTGGTGAGCCACCGGGCCTCCACCGCCGCGATCGCGGACACGACGTACACGGTGGACCGAGGACGCCTGAGCTAG
- a CDS encoding type III pantothenate kinase, with protein sequence MGNGQGAARTVLCVDVGNSDTNLGLFVDGELDATWTVTTTERMTADEARMRMAGLFDMRARDGKDAACDDAVIASVVPGLTDAWVTATRALCGRRPLVVGPGVKTGVRMRYNDPGELGADRVADLVAARAAYEPPFVVVDLGTTTNFEVVDEDGAFVGGIIAPGVKLSAKALADAAAQLAMVDLKAPASVVGKNTREAMQAGVVMGEVALIDGLVDMVQRELGYDVDVIATGSDAAAIAALSQRIARTDEHLTLRGLSMLHALNRK encoded by the coding sequence ATGGGCAACGGGCAGGGCGCGGCGCGCACGGTGCTGTGCGTGGACGTGGGGAACTCGGACACGAACCTGGGGCTCTTCGTCGACGGCGAGCTCGACGCGACCTGGACGGTGACCACGACGGAGCGCATGACGGCCGACGAGGCGCGCATGCGGATGGCCGGGCTCTTCGACATGCGGGCGCGCGACGGCAAGGACGCGGCCTGCGACGACGCGGTGATCGCCTCGGTGGTGCCCGGCCTGACGGACGCCTGGGTGACGGCGACGCGCGCGCTGTGCGGCCGACGCCCCCTCGTGGTGGGGCCGGGCGTGAAGACGGGCGTGAGGATGCGCTACAACGACCCCGGCGAGCTGGGCGCCGACCGCGTGGCCGATCTCGTGGCCGCGCGCGCGGCCTACGAGCCGCCGTTCGTCGTGGTGGACCTCGGCACGACGACGAACTTCGAGGTGGTGGACGAGGACGGGGCGTTCGTGGGCGGCATCATCGCGCCCGGCGTGAAGCTGTCGGCGAAAGCGCTGGCCGACGCCGCCGCGCAGCTGGCCATGGTCGATCTCAAGGCCCCCGCCTCGGTGGTGGGCAAGAACACGCGCGAGGCCATGCAGGCCGGCGTCGTGATGGGGGAGGTCGCGCTCATCGACGGCCTCGTCGACATGGTGCAGCGCGAGCTGGGCTACGACGTGGACGTCATCGCCACGGGCTCGGACGCCGCCGCCATCGCCGCGCTCTCGCAGCGCATCGCCCGCACCGACGAGCACCTCACCCTCCGCGGCCTCAGCATGCTGCATGCGCTGAACAGGAAGTGA
- a CDS encoding YbaN family protein: MTNKKDERAGGGLRALWAVGGFVCFGLGALGAVLPILPTVPFLLGAAFCFARSSARLDAWFHGTKLYRNVLEGFTKKRAMTVKAKLLLLGPITLVLGVSFLLMANVPVGRAVVAAVWVAHIVYFGFVVKTDRGAATAAELVSERAPERTEG; encoded by the coding sequence ATGACGAACAAGAAGGACGAGCGCGCCGGCGGCGGCCTCCGCGCGCTGTGGGCGGTCGGGGGCTTCGTGTGCTTCGGGCTGGGCGCGCTGGGGGCCGTGCTGCCCATCCTGCCGACGGTGCCGTTTCTGCTGGGCGCGGCGTTCTGCTTCGCGCGCAGCTCGGCGCGCCTCGATGCGTGGTTCCACGGGACGAAGCTGTACCGCAACGTGCTCGAGGGCTTCACGAAGAAGCGCGCCATGACCGTGAAGGCGAAGCTGTTGCTGCTGGGTCCCATCACGCTCGTGCTGGGCGTCTCGTTTCTGCTGATGGCGAACGTGCCGGTGGGGCGCGCCGTCGTGGCGGCCGTGTGGGTGGCGCATATCGTGTACTTCGGCTTCGTGGTGAAGACCGACCGCGGGGCCGCGACCGCGGCCGAGCTCGTTTCCGAGCGCGCTCCCGAGCGAACGGAGGGCTAG
- a CDS encoding 4Fe-4S dicluster domain-containing protein, translated as MAEQYGFYVDTSRCIKCWACQVACKQWHGIEAGTVSRRNVQETVDGTFPTVKRSFESLSCMHCEEPACFAKCPQGAISKREEDGVVVVDDEKCIGCKTCSLACPFDVPQYREVEGGGLKMDKCDTCLSIGRTEEGDPHCVAACPMQALHFGPLSEMETQAAERGGARMEGETNPSVYVS; from the coding sequence ATGGCTGAGCAGTACGGATTCTACGTTGACACGAGCCGCTGCATCAAATGCTGGGCCTGCCAGGTAGCGTGCAAGCAGTGGCACGGCATCGAGGCCGGCACCGTGTCGCGGCGCAACGTGCAGGAGACGGTGGACGGCACGTTCCCCACCGTGAAGCGCTCCTTCGAATCGCTGTCGTGCATGCACTGCGAAGAGCCCGCGTGCTTCGCGAAGTGCCCGCAAGGCGCCATCAGCAAGCGCGAGGAGGACGGCGTCGTGGTGGTGGACGACGAGAAGTGCATCGGGTGCAAGACCTGCTCGCTGGCCTGCCCGTTCGACGTGCCGCAGTACCGCGAGGTGGAGGGCGGCGGCCTCAAGATGGACAAGTGCGACACCTGCCTGTCCATCGGGCGCACCGAGGAGGGCGACCCGCACTGCGTGGCGGCGTGCCCCATGCAGGCCCTGCACTTCGGCCCGCTCTCCGAGATGGAGACGCAGGCCGCCGAACGCGGCGGCGCGCGCATGGAGGGCGAGACGAACCCCAGCGTGTACGTGTCCTAG
- a CDS encoding molybdopterin-containing oxidoreductase family protein — protein sequence MSELTRRTFFKGAAALGAAAMLGGCAPQEMKETDGADAAGAGGEDAVVEVKHAWCKMCGPARTHCSTLCTVRDGRWTNVEGNPEAGNNYGRGSRTLCAKGNAAMHTVYSPTRLLYPMKRTGEKGEGKFEQITWDEALDTIAAKLKEQKEQYGAESYAVLSPQFYAVLGSLGRRFLNVHGSPNYLHSAICNSQRMFSRLVTIGGPEHAKATDTAPGQLGKTKLLVVWGFNSENSAVNQGNPNARMNAKEGGMQIVDIRPMQEGLGAHADYWLPVRPGTDTALALAFLNVIIGEDLYDHDFVENWTTGFDELAEHVTQFTPAWAAEITGLPEEQITEVARLMGTVKPMGINCGNGIGDQANDGHWTVACACLIEAITGNLGIAGGGGAGMVMPEPLIKTKGIDLLTDRLPESDEDKTNGWMAGVSKLVAPETPRWFQDMVTQESGPTSAYNKGLQSILTEDPYPLRFVFGQSSNPMSATRQPKTIAEALKKLDYYVVMDTAWNSSCDYADIVLPATTQYESADQFATKNSPAGTFIGINQVISEPPGETRSDWQYYLDLAVKMGYGADFWDGDIDKMLNEQLDGSGVTLEELREKGYVFKERTDGAKPTEPAYQDYEKMFANLPGGKVQCVNEWIGDKPNATDTGTIERLPVYKGAPESIVGTPDVAAEYPLVISDVHAYRLCNHSYYHDVPYLRELQPEPWVKINPATGAQYGIADGDWMKVESPHGSIKMVARYFEAIAPDVLMTKRGWWEPCDELGLPGYGSLDGGSEVNVLYDDDIANYDGFTSAMAKQTLVKISKSEG from the coding sequence ATGTCAGAACTGACGAGGAGAACGTTCTTCAAGGGTGCCGCCGCGCTCGGCGCAGCGGCCATGCTGGGCGGATGCGCCCCGCAGGAGATGAAGGAGACCGACGGCGCGGACGCTGCCGGCGCAGGCGGCGAGGACGCCGTCGTCGAGGTCAAGCACGCCTGGTGCAAGATGTGCGGGCCCGCCCGCACGCACTGCTCCACCCTGTGCACCGTGCGCGACGGCCGCTGGACGAACGTCGAGGGCAACCCCGAGGCCGGCAACAACTACGGCCGCGGCTCGCGCACGCTGTGCGCCAAGGGCAACGCCGCCATGCACACGGTGTACTCGCCCACGCGCCTGCTGTACCCCATGAAGCGCACCGGCGAGAAGGGCGAGGGCAAGTTCGAGCAGATCACGTGGGACGAGGCGCTCGACACCATCGCCGCCAAGCTCAAGGAGCAGAAGGAGCAGTACGGCGCCGAGTCCTACGCGGTGCTCAGCCCGCAGTTCTACGCCGTGCTCGGCAGCCTCGGGCGCCGCTTCCTCAACGTGCACGGCTCGCCGAACTACCTGCACTCCGCCATCTGCAACTCGCAGCGCATGTTCTCGCGCCTCGTGACCATCGGCGGCCCCGAGCACGCGAAGGCCACCGACACGGCGCCCGGCCAGCTGGGCAAGACGAAGCTCCTGGTGGTATGGGGCTTCAACTCCGAGAACTCGGCCGTGAACCAGGGCAACCCGAACGCGCGCATGAACGCCAAGGAAGGCGGCATGCAGATCGTCGACATCCGCCCGATGCAGGAGGGCCTCGGCGCGCACGCCGACTACTGGCTGCCCGTGCGCCCCGGCACCGACACGGCGCTCGCGCTCGCGTTCCTCAACGTCATCATCGGCGAGGACCTGTACGACCACGACTTCGTCGAGAACTGGACGACCGGCTTCGACGAGCTGGCCGAACACGTCACGCAGTTCACGCCCGCGTGGGCCGCGGAGATCACCGGGCTGCCCGAGGAGCAGATCACGGAGGTCGCCCGCCTCATGGGCACCGTGAAGCCCATGGGCATCAACTGCGGCAACGGCATCGGCGACCAGGCCAACGACGGCCACTGGACCGTGGCGTGCGCCTGCCTCATCGAGGCCATCACCGGCAACCTCGGCATCGCGGGCGGCGGCGGGGCCGGCATGGTCATGCCGGAGCCCCTCATCAAGACGAAGGGCATCGACCTGCTGACCGACCGCCTGCCGGAAAGCGACGAGGACAAGACGAACGGCTGGATGGCCGGCGTGTCCAAGCTCGTGGCGCCCGAGACGCCGCGCTGGTTCCAGGACATGGTGACCCAGGAATCCGGCCCGACGAGCGCCTACAACAAGGGCCTGCAGTCCATCCTGACCGAGGACCCCTACCCGCTGCGCTTCGTGTTCGGCCAGTCCTCGAACCCGATGTCGGCCACCCGCCAGCCCAAGACCATCGCCGAGGCGCTCAAGAAGCTCGACTACTACGTGGTCATGGACACGGCGTGGAACTCGTCGTGCGACTACGCCGACATCGTGCTGCCGGCCACCACGCAGTACGAGTCGGCCGACCAGTTCGCCACGAAGAACTCCCCCGCCGGCACGTTCATCGGCATCAACCAGGTGATCTCCGAGCCTCCGGGAGAGACGCGCTCCGACTGGCAGTACTACCTCGACCTGGCCGTGAAGATGGGCTACGGCGCGGACTTCTGGGACGGCGACATCGACAAGATGCTGAACGAGCAGCTGGACGGCTCGGGCGTGACGCTCGAGGAGCTGCGCGAGAAGGGCTACGTGTTCAAGGAGCGCACCGACGGCGCCAAGCCCACCGAGCCCGCGTACCAGGACTACGAGAAGATGTTCGCGAACCTGCCCGGCGGCAAGGTGCAGTGCGTCAACGAGTGGATCGGCGACAAGCCCAACGCCACGGACACCGGCACCATCGAGCGCCTGCCCGTGTACAAGGGCGCGCCCGAGAGCATCGTCGGCACGCCCGACGTGGCCGCGGAGTACCCGCTCGTCATCTCCGACGTGCACGCCTACCGCCTGTGCAACCACAGCTACTACCACGACGTGCCTTACCTGCGCGAGCTGCAGCCCGAGCCCTGGGTGAAGATCAACCCGGCCACGGGCGCGCAGTACGGCATCGCCGACGGCGACTGGATGAAGGTGGAATCGCCTCACGGCTCCATCAAGATGGTGGCGCGCTACTTCGAGGCCATCGCGCCCGACGTGCTCATGACGAAGCGCGGCTGGTGGGAACCCTGCGACGAGCTGGGCCTGCCCGGCTACGGCAGCCTCGACGGCGGCAGCGAGGTCAACGTGCTGTACGACGACGACATCGCGAACTACGACGGGTTCACCTCGGCCATGGCCAAGCAGACGCTCGTGAAGATCTCGAAGAGTGAGGGGTAG
- a CDS encoding TorD/DmsD family molecular chaperone — METDDLNLIELMGDRALAYRFLSRAYRTAPDAAFVAALRAASADRPAEDPLAPFFAELASADASDDEALRIDLAADYNRLYLGMGPHPVPPYESVYTSPEGLLMQDARDEVLAAYRSQGLDAPDDFNLPEDHLALECAFAAELAERTAAACERGDRETVDGLVACQRAFVEEHLGAWVPAFADDAEKRARTSFYRGLAALAREQVEADRAVLAEL, encoded by the coding sequence ATGGAAACCGACGACCTCAACCTCATCGAGCTCATGGGCGACCGCGCGCTCGCCTACCGCTTCCTCTCGCGCGCCTACCGCACGGCCCCCGACGCGGCGTTCGTCGCCGCGCTACGCGCCGCATCCGCGGACCGGCCCGCCGAGGACCCGCTCGCGCCCTTCTTCGCGGAGCTGGCCTCCGCCGACGCGTCCGACGACGAGGCACTGCGCATCGACCTCGCCGCCGACTACAACCGGCTGTACCTGGGAATGGGACCGCACCCCGTGCCGCCGTACGAGTCGGTGTACACGAGCCCCGAGGGGCTGCTCATGCAGGACGCGCGCGACGAGGTGCTGGCCGCGTACCGCTCGCAGGGGCTCGACGCGCCCGACGACTTCAACCTGCCCGAGGACCATCTGGCGCTCGAGTGCGCGTTCGCGGCCGAGCTGGCCGAGCGCACGGCGGCCGCCTGCGAGCGCGGCGACCGGGAGACCGTCGACGGGCTCGTCGCGTGCCAGCGCGCCTTCGTCGAGGAGCACCTGGGCGCCTGGGTGCCCGCGTTCGCCGACGACGCGGAGAAGCGCGCCCGCACGTCGTTCTACCGCGGCCTGGCCGCGCTCGCGCGCGAGCAGGTGGAGGCCGACCGCGCGGTGCTGGCCGAGCTGTAG
- a CDS encoding OPT/YSL family transporter, with translation MDSVKGQLTLRGILIGCVGCTIITAASVYTALKMGALPWPIVFAAIISLFFLKALGHGKASLNEANVTHTVMSAGAMVAGGLAFTIPGIWMLGFADEVGVYEMLLVALSGVVLGLVCTVLLRRHFIEDAELEYPIGEAAAQTLIAGDKGGKTGWKLFGSMGIAGIYTALRDGLGMIPAMLFGNVAIPGVAFGIYNSPMLLAVGFLVGTGAVVVWFAGALIGNFGIIVGGSAAGLWDVASGQGIVSSLGMGVMMGAGLGVIFKNILPKAFRMLKDTRGAVTLGAAAADADGAAPAAPEGKGAKRARLRLSAGIVAFAVAAVALVICFGLQLGPVPALIVVALAWVATAMSAQSVGQTGVDPMEIFGLIVLLAVAAVSNVPQVQLFFVAGIVAVACGLAGDVMNDFHAGHVLGTSPKAQWIGQAIGAVIGAVVAVAVMAVLVSAYGPESFGPTASFVSAQASVVATMVAGIPSVPAFALGLAVGFGLYLLNFPTMMLGLGIYLPFYMSFTAFLGAMAKVAYDFVCKRRRAKLAPEEAAEKERAQGETGLVVSSGLLGGESIVGVLVALAAVATGLGA, from the coding sequence ATGGATTCTGTCAAAGGGCAGCTGACGCTGCGCGGCATCCTCATAGGCTGCGTCGGTTGCACCATCATCACCGCGGCATCGGTGTACACGGCCCTCAAGATGGGGGCTCTTCCCTGGCCCATCGTGTTCGCGGCCATCATCTCGCTGTTCTTCCTCAAAGCGCTCGGGCATGGCAAGGCCAGCCTCAACGAGGCGAACGTCACGCACACCGTGATGAGCGCGGGCGCCATGGTGGCGGGCGGTCTGGCCTTCACCATCCCCGGCATCTGGATGCTCGGCTTCGCCGACGAGGTGGGCGTCTACGAGATGCTGCTCGTGGCGCTTTCGGGCGTCGTGCTCGGGCTCGTCTGCACCGTGCTGCTGCGCCGCCACTTCATCGAGGACGCCGAGCTGGAGTACCCCATCGGCGAAGCGGCCGCGCAGACGCTCATCGCGGGCGACAAGGGCGGCAAGACCGGCTGGAAGCTGTTCGGGTCGATGGGCATCGCCGGCATCTACACGGCGCTGCGCGACGGGCTGGGCATGATCCCCGCCATGCTGTTCGGCAACGTCGCCATCCCCGGCGTGGCGTTCGGCATCTACAACTCCCCCATGCTGCTGGCCGTGGGCTTCCTCGTGGGAACCGGCGCCGTCGTCGTGTGGTTCGCCGGCGCGCTCATCGGCAACTTCGGCATCATCGTGGGCGGCTCGGCCGCCGGGCTCTGGGACGTGGCAAGCGGCCAGGGCATCGTGTCGAGCCTCGGCATGGGCGTCATGATGGGCGCGGGCCTCGGCGTCATCTTCAAGAACATCCTGCCCAAGGCCTTCCGCATGCTCAAGGACACGCGCGGCGCGGTGACGCTCGGCGCCGCCGCAGCCGACGCCGACGGAGCCGCGCCCGCCGCCCCCGAGGGCAAGGGCGCCAAGCGCGCCCGCTTGCGCCTGTCCGCCGGCATCGTCGCGTTCGCCGTGGCGGCCGTGGCGCTCGTCATCTGCTTCGGGCTGCAGCTGGGCCCCGTGCCCGCCCTCATCGTGGTGGCGCTCGCCTGGGTGGCCACGGCCATGAGCGCGCAGAGCGTCGGCCAGACGGGCGTCGACCCCATGGAGATCTTCGGCCTCATCGTGCTGCTGGCCGTGGCCGCCGTGTCCAACGTGCCGCAGGTGCAGCTGTTCTTCGTCGCGGGCATCGTGGCCGTGGCGTGCGGCTTGGCCGGCGACGTGATGAACGACTTCCACGCCGGCCACGTGCTGGGCACCTCGCCGAAAGCCCAGTGGATCGGCCAGGCCATCGGCGCCGTCATCGGCGCGGTGGTGGCCGTGGCCGTCATGGCGGTGCTCGTGAGCGCCTACGGCCCCGAGTCGTTCGGCCCCACCGCCTCGTTCGTGTCGGCGCAGGCGTCCGTCGTGGCCACGATGGTGGCCGGCATCCCGTCCGTCCCGGCGTTCGCGCTGGGGCTGGCGGTCGGCTTCGGCCTCTACCTGCTGAACTTCCCCACCATGATGCTGGGCCTGGGCATCTACCTGCCCTTCTACATGTCGTTCACCGCGTTTCTCGGCGCGATGGCGAAGGTGGCGTACGACTTCGTATGCAAGCGGCGCCGCGCGAAGCTCGCGCCCGAAGAGGCCGCCGAAAAGGAGAGGGCGCAGGGCGAGACGGGTCTCGTCGTGTCGTCCGGCCTGCTGGGCGGCGAGTCCATCGTCGGCGTCCTCGTGGCCCTCGCCGCCGTGGCGACGGGGCTGGGGGCGTAG
- the yfcE gene encoding phosphodiesterase, whose amino-acid sequence MKLLIASDLHGAAPAVRALVARVEAEAPDRVVLLGDLLYHGPRNDLPEGYAPKEVIGLLNGLAASIVAVRGNCDAEVDQMVLDFPCMADYALVEADGHELYLTHGHLDLAPQLRPGSAFLSGHTHVKTLDERDGVLFVNPGSTSIPKDGSASYAVYEHGTFTLKDLDGTVLGAAALR is encoded by the coding sequence GTGAAGCTGCTCATCGCATCCGACCTGCACGGCGCCGCCCCGGCCGTGCGCGCGCTCGTCGCGCGCGTCGAGGCCGAGGCGCCCGACCGCGTCGTCCTGCTGGGCGACCTCCTGTACCACGGCCCGCGCAACGACCTGCCGGAGGGCTATGCCCCGAAGGAGGTCATCGGGCTGCTCAACGGCCTGGCCGCGAGCATCGTCGCCGTGCGCGGCAACTGCGACGCCGAAGTGGACCAGATGGTGCTCGACTTCCCCTGCATGGCCGACTACGCCCTCGTCGAGGCCGACGGCCACGAGCTCTACCTCACCCACGGCCACCTCGACCTCGCGCCCCAGCTGCGCCCCGGAAGCGCCTTCCTGTCGGGCCACACCCACGTGAAGACGCTCGACGAGCGCGACGGCGTGCTGTTCGTGAACCCGGGAAGCACCTCCATCCCGAAGGACGGCAGCGCCAGCTACGCCGTGTACGAGCACGGCACGTTCACACTGAAGGACCTCGACGGGACCGTGCTGGGAGCGGCAGCGCTTCGCTAG